Proteins found in one Cataglyphis hispanica isolate Lineage 1 chromosome 15, ULB_Chis1_1.0, whole genome shotgun sequence genomic segment:
- the LOC126854987 gene encoding putative transcription factor capicua isoform X1 gives MHPAGVTTLPTRHISARSLLSTVRTREVAKMLTAHPEMHEKRDSLGGGQYGAGGGGGGASIEEKSIPEQPPPPPVPPQRDPSDPTISAKKLPKKRKFDPSELEEMDKTSNVTSNITSNMINIRAPAMPLGNQSAALGQQSSLPPIINRQSPHEPDCYQVSSPHSVVVLGAPQSIAVDYSLREEPLRSRPRLAIDLSEWRDHRVLALKDSYYYPGVIRNVVHGEIFIEFDGERKLVRYSDVLGGRRYDVIGDASPSLGQVTLDTKVCIRCPIANSHVDVTKVFVKGTVCKILTKPNRFVVKISREDDQSESYVVKRADLRLVQPPWADELEEGLEDCDPSRVETIDHGYRNTTEAPTAVPILLHHTSHHTSHMSTHNDTSYYRTTGTSPLMTLGTSAHSATALSNGSRPYDDLESEDDLDREDITFPSDADAKLSGSSKRSSMQSRGSTSSLVEQRSITPRSQAATPRSQAATPHRYKKGDVVVTPSGIRKKFNGKQWRRLCSKKECNKESQRRGYCSRHLSLKGSGLRGPTNTFPGSKMDGEETSRDSDTSPNYGDRRIAGRFDQDETEAANMLVSLGSSRSATPAFSSPTGQSSISPCINQSPVPPLGLNQNVFMPISSPAHHATPLISPGAKWKHSPTQSNFLVQYPQQVIKPEPNRVVRSNRAAPVPTSIGTSVIRISPVNRSMQPGQNLALSWSEQSPPPTRHPSVVTSTIAQQQQQSIILQHALTSSANDFHANHAEMPEQSPQLIKHSPHSPHMPLSATPMPQNLTLIHNKPLEQPVDYAQPPPQGPPIYVMQHEKKYLVIKNSMDMSAASTGTHMSNQDDKYRQSLIPLNHLGQLSTPTLHQMQCQQPPQSPAVSSVHIDKLSVLQPMNKVGAHTTVHMDMQRSQPPPTSAVMTTSTTETSINPSTPTSVFQHVIVQQTPKTQPAREENAKNNGILYGSHEVPPAYQPHTPSLLNNAAHSWKLKKAFSWQTAVLEQSEVSPPPSALSPPLSAPPIPIGMSTPAEDGPGPGSDPITPAEEEDDDVFETEPTPTAEVEANANKRRSQSLSALQSQTPLKAKERIRRPMNAFMIFSKRHRALVHQRHPNQDNRTVSKILGEWWYALGPEEKQKYHELASEVKEAHFKAHPDWKWCSKDRRKSSTTSFKGNEVGRTKLNSTGEETDPLQGSSSDDPLALTSADEVSTPITNTFNEVPTNIEIMNQSHTQHRISEISLQVENAEVDMKQDDDANGSDDDQMVICEDPQPEIDLKCKDKLTDSDNDVQDNEDAEKKCFNQSRFSPVSGQKREVINVKQEITCRPKPIKARIPSTSIESTTKYHHTSMDKGGTVSVLSSTYPYHSPVNPTGVSGFQPTGGAFITMPISPKVIKPEPVKSEQQYSTQYSVNNLVSIHTENGRNVPKFTAAPVLHTIGSKPVMALLKQQQPLQSLGTTLRPLTSTIPHQPPFTLTLLDNDLVAVSKPQQGSQQYLNPTPSHSSMYGGFQIPITDAGSRNNSIPVQNLVSNNKMEIQSVIVSKSYPVSTNSTTSTYGRATGHSIARLAGSENNDNQQTITNHAQFYVSNIKTEDNKETVNIVLPATNEKHKQPSTPHTPHASQSNHGSSELPSNKSYTFDESQGNDMGPNKGPFMLAPTPAQLGRAPLQRRQSMAMPSASTTGDHGPITTSQHCDNRPQTNISQTIEQNITESHTSPSPSTKKGSFFKKNVEDGMDRVLEQVNFQEKFSSLPEFKPEDIQSPSAINMNNPSSSGHSSVASGLHSQTSMQMPGYRKKSAQSGPHRPTMNEDEMDSDTSISATPKSTSSVKLTGNTFFGPDFNVDVYRANNDLLDVDASSPRTPKTPGGGGGSAVGIGRSDNERGHRKTLEQRRHLVMQLFQEHGYFPSTQATSSFQAKHADIFPTKTSLQLKIREVRQKLKANSTPSANNLVSPSPISESSPIITGPTAPPTSMGAPHSLPVSSSSGS, from the exons ATGCACCCAGCCGGTGTCACCACCCTCCCAACTCGCCACATTTCAGCACGCAGCCTCCTCTCGACTGTACGGACT CGTGAGGTGGCCAAAATGCTGACTGCTCACCCTGAGATGCACGAGAAGCGGGACAGCCTCGGTGGCGGACAATATGGAGCAGGCGGGGGTGGTGGCGGCGCTTCGATTGAAGAGAAATCTATTCCGGAACAACCCCCCCCGCCTCCTGTACCGCCGCAACGAGACCCGTCGGACCCAACTATCAGCGCTAAAAAGCTTCCGAAGAAACGAAAGTTCGATCCATCCGAACTCGAGGAGATGGACAAGACAAGTAATGTCACCAGCAACATCACCAGCAACATGATTAACATACGCGCACCGGCAATGCCGCTTGGCAACCAATCGGCTGCTTTAGGTCAACAATCGAGCTTACCACCTATTATCAACCGGCAATCACCACATGAGCCCGATTGTTATCAg GTATCCTCACCTCATTCGGTAGTAGTGTTAGGTGCTCCTCAAAGCATAGCGGTAGATTATTCTCTTCGTGAGGAACCTTTACGGTCTCGTCCTCGACTTGCTATTGATCTCAGTGAATGGCGCGACCATAGAGTGTTAGCTTTAAAggattcatattattatccgGGTGTTATACGTAATGTTGTTCACGGTGAGATTTTCATCGAGTTCGATGGCGAGAGGAAATTGGTGCGTTATAGTGACGTTCTGGGCGGGAGACGATATGACGTGATAGGCGATGCAAGCCCGTCCTTGGGACAGGTGACTTTGGATACGAAGGTTTGCATCAGGTGTCCGATCGCGAATAGTCACGTGGACGTGACCAAAGTGTTTGTAAAAGGGACAGTGTGCAAGATATTAACGAAGCCTAATCGttttgttgtaaaaatatcgcgGGAAGACGATCAGAGTGAAAGCTATGTTGTGAAACGTGCGGATCTGCGGCTAGTACAACCTCCATGGGCCGACGAGTTGGAGGAGGGTCTAGAAGATTGCGATCCTTCGAGGGTTGAGACGATTG ATCATGGATATCGCAATACCACGGAAGCTCCAACAGCAGTGCCAATTTTGCTCCATCATACTTCTCATCACACGTCGCATATGTCAACTCATAACGACACGAGTTATTATAGAACCACCGGTACCAGCCCCCTCATGACTTTAGGCACTTCTGCACATTCTGCCACGGCGTTAAGCAACGGCAGCCGGCCGTACGACGATTTAGAAAGCGAGGATGATTTAGATAGAGAAGACATTACATTTCCCTCGGACGCAG ATGCAAAATTGTCAGGAAGCAGCAAAAGAAGCAGTATGCAAAGTCGGGGAAGTACCAGTAGCCTAGTTGAACAACGTAGTATAACGCCTCGTTCTCAGGCAGCCACACCCAg atcTCAGGCGGCAACGCCACATAGGTATAAAAAGGGTGATGTAGTGGTTACACCAAGCggaattagaaagaaatttaatgggAAACAATGGCGTAGGCTCTGCAGTAAGAAGGAATGTAATAAAGAGAGCCAACGAAGAGGATATTGTTCCCGTCATCTTAGTTTAAAAGGATCTGGTCTTAGAGGTCCGACAAACACATTTCCTGG TAGTAAAATGGATGGTGAAGAGACGTCGAGAGATTCTGATACTTCGCCAAACTATGGTGACAGAAGAATAGCTGGTAGATTTGATCAAGATGAAACTGAAGCTGCTAATATGCTGG TGTCTTTAGGAAGCTCCAGATCGGCTACGCCAGCTTTCTCGTCACCAACAGGCCAGTCTTCTATATCTCCGTGCATAAATCAGTCACCAGTGCCACCATTGGGACTCAATCAGAATGTGTTTATGCCTATCTCGAGTCCAGCTCATCATGCGACTCCACTGATTTCACCTGGCGCTAAATGGAAGCATTCGCCCACGCAGTCGAACTTTTTAGTTCAATATCCACAACAAGTGATAAAACCCGAACCGAATCGAGTAGTCAGATCGAATCGAGCAGCTCCCGTCCCCACCAGTATAGGAACGAGTGTGATAAGAATCTCTCCTGTAAATCGCAGCATGCAACCAGGACAGAATCTGGCTCTGTCATGGTCAGAGCAGAGCCCACCGCCGACGAGACATCCCTCGGTGGTGACGTCAACGATCGCTCAACAGCAACAACAGAGCATAATCTTACAGCATGCGCTAACGTCAAGCGCCAACGATTTTCACGCCAATCATGCCGAGATGCCTGAACAAAGTCCGCAATTGATAAAACACTCACCGCATTCGCCTCATATGCCTCTATCCGCCACTCCTATGCCGCAAAATTTGACGCTTATACACAACAAACCGCTGGAGCAGCCGGTCGATTACGCACAACCGCCGCCCCAGGGCCCGCCGATCTATGTAATGCAGCACGAGAAAAAGTATCTTGTAATAAAGAACAGCATGGACATGTCAGCAGCGTCGACGGGTACGCACATGAGCAATCAGGATGACAAATATCGGCAGAGTTTGATACCATTGAACCATTTAGGTCAACTGTCGACACCTACGTTGCATCAAATGCAGTGTCAACAGCCACCTCAATCACCCGCTGTTTCATCCGTCCACATTGACAAACTGTCCGTTCTGCAACCT ATGAATAAAGTGGGCGCGCATACAACCGTGCATATGGACATGCAGAGAAGTCAACCGCCACCTACCAGTGCTGTAATGACTACCTCTACCACCGAGACATCTATTAATCCATCTACTCCGACGAGTGTCTTCCAGCATGTAATTGTTCAGCAGACTCCAAAGACGCAACCCGCCAGAGAGGAGAATGCGAAAAACAATGGTATCCTCT ATGGCAGCCATGAAGTTCCTCCTGCATACCAGCCCCATACCCCATCATTACTGAACAATGCAGCGCACAGCTGGAAGCTTAAAAAAG CTTTTTCCTGGCAGACGGCAGTTTTGGAACAGTCAGAGGTGAGCCCTCCTCCCTCCGCTCTCAGCCCACCTTTAAGTGCACCTCCGATTCCAATCGGTATGAGCACACCTGCTGAAGACGGCCCTGGCCCTGGTTCAGATCCTATAACACCTGCTGAAGAGGAAGACGATGACGTTTTTGAAACGGAACCGACCCCAACCGCGGAAGTGGAAGCCAATGCTAATAAGAGACGCAGTCAATCACTCAGTGCTTTGCAATCACAGACTCCGCTGAAA GCTAAAGAGAGAATACGACGGCCCATGAAcgcttttatgattttttcgaAACGACATCGCGCCCTCGTACATCAACGTCATCCGAATCAAGATAATCGCACAGTGTCGAAGATACTGGGAGAGTGGTGGTATGCGTTGGGACCagaagagaaacaaaaatatcacgaGCTCGCCTCGGAAGTGAAGGAAGCGCATTTTAAGGCGCATCCGGACTGGAAGTGGTGTAGCAAGGATAGACGGAAATCGTCGACGACTAGCTTCAAAGGAAACGAAGTCGGAAggacaaaattaaatagtacAGGGGAGGAAACGGATCCTCTTCAGGGTTCTTCCTCGGATGATCCATTGGCGCTCACGTCCGCCGATGAAGTATCTACTCCGATCACTAATACATTTAACGAAGTTCCCACTAACATTGAG ATTATGAATCAGTCGCATACACAACATCGAATTTCGGAAATTTCTCTGCAAGTTGAAAACGCCGAAGTCGACATGAAGCAAGACGACGATGCAAATGGGTCGGACGACGATCAGATGGTGATTTGCGAAGATCCCCAACCGGAAATAGATTTAAAGTGCAAGGATAAATTAACAGACAGTGATAATGACGTGCAAGATAACGAGGACGCGGAGAAGAAGTGTTTCAATCAATCGCGATTCTCGCCTGTGAGCGGTCAAAAGAGGGAAGTGATCAACGTTAAACAGGAAATAACCTGCAGACCTAAGCCGATAAAAG CACGGATACCCTCAACAAGTATAGAGTCTACAACAAAATATCATCATACTTCCATGGATAAAGGCGGTACTGTATCAGTTTTGTCGAGTACGTATCCTTACCACAGTCCTGTCAATCCAACAGGAGTGTCAGGGTTCCAACCTACCGGTGGTGCTTTCATAACTATGCCAATATCGCCAAAAGTTATTAAGCCAGAACCGGTAAAAAGTGAACAGCAGTACAGCACTCAGTACAGCGTAAATAATCTTGTAAGCATCCACACTGAGAACGGACGAAACGTACCTAAATTTACAGCAGCTCCGGTATTACATACC ATTGGATCGAAACCAGTGATGGCGCTGTTGAAACAACAGCAGCCGTTGCAGTCTTTAGGCACTACTCTTCGCCCCCTTACTTCAACTATCCCTCATCAACCACCGTTCACTCTAACATTGCTCGATAACGATTTGGTGGCTGTTTCCAAACCGCAGCAGGGATCGCAGCAGTACCTTAATCCAACACCGTCACACTCCAGCATGTACGGTGGATTTCAGATACCTATCACTG ATGCTGGTAGTCGCAACAACTCTATACCCGTGCAAAATTTAGTTTCTAATAACAAGATGGAGATTCAAAGTGTGATTGTGAGCAAGTCTTACCCTGTCTCGACAAATTCCACCACGTCAACTTATGGCCGAGCGACCGGCCATTCCATTGCTCGCCTCGCCGGATccgaaaataatgataatcagCAGACTATTACGAATCACGCTCAGTTTTacg TCAGTAACATAAAAACAGAGGACAACAAGGAAACCGTAAATATTGTTCTTCCCGCGACAAATGAGAAACATAAGCAACCGTCGACACCTCACACTCCGCATGCATCTCAAAGTAATCATGGAAGCAGTGAATTGCCATCGAATAAGTCATACACGTTCGACGAAAGCCAAGGCAATGATATGGGGCCAAATAAAGGCCCGTTCATGCTTGCTCCGACTCCAGCACAACTCGGTCGAGCACCACTACAAAGGAGACAATCAATGG CAATGCCTTCCGCATCAACTACAGGAGACCACGGGCCAATAACAACATCTCAACATTGCGATAATCGACCACAAACTAATATATCTCAAACAATAGAACAGAATATAACTGAGTCTCATacttctccttctccttctaCCAAGAAAGGCtccttttttaagaaaaacgtAGAGGATGGTATGGAcag AGTTCTTGAACAAGTGAACTTTCAAGAAAAGTTCTCATCGTTGCCAGAATTCAAACCAGAGGATATACAGAGCCCGAGTGCGATCAATATGAACAATCCAAGTTCATCTGGCCATAGCAGTGTAGCTTCTGGATTACATTCACAAACATCTATGCAGATGCCAGGTTATCGAAAGAAATCTGCACAATCTGGACCTCATAGGCCCacaa TGAATGAGGATGAAATGGACTCGGACACATCGATATCAGCCACTCCAAAATCCACTTCGAGCGTCAAACTAACCGGTAACACATTTTTCGGTCCGGATTTCAATGTTGACGTTTATAGAGCCAACAACGATTTATTGGACGTCGATGCCAGTTCTCCGCGAACGCCAAAAACTCCGGGAGGCGGTGGTGGAAGTGCTGTAGGAATCGGTAGAAGCGACAACGAGCGTGGTCATAGAAAGACATTGGAGCAACGGAGACATCTGGTCATGCAGTTGTTTCAGGAACACGGTTACTTTCCATCCACGCAAGCCACTTCCTCATTTCAAGCTAAGCATGCGGATATATTTCCTACTAAGACGAGCTTGCAATTAAAGATTCGAGAGGTTCGGCAAAAATTGAAAGCCAATTCAACTCCGAGTGCTAATAATCTCGTTAGTCCATCGCCAATCTCAGAATCCTCCCCTATCATAACTG GTCCAACTGCTCCTCCAACGTCGATGGGAGCTCCACATTCACTGCCTGTAAGCAGTAGTAGTGGTAGCTAG